The Archocentrus centrarchus isolate MPI-CPG fArcCen1 chromosome 12, fArcCen1, whole genome shotgun sequence genome includes a window with the following:
- the pax8 gene encoding paired box protein Pax-8 isoform X3: protein MTSNTGRGHGGLNQLGGMFVNGRPLPEVIRQRIVDMAHQGVRPCDISRQLRVSHGCVSKILGRYYETGSIKPGVIGGSKPKVATPKVVEKIAEYKRQNPTMFAWEIRDRLLAEGVCDSDTVPSVSSINRIIRTKVQQPFNLPLDGKGLSPGQTLIPSSAVTPPESPQSDSLGSTYSISGLLGIPQPNGEGKRTHDDSDQESCRHSVDSQGSGGIPRKQMRVDHFPGASQHLDCGFDRHPYPPDSFSSAAGSKGEQTLYPLSLINSSLDEAKTSLSSSSSAIGRNLSAHQSYTMVAGRDMVSSTLPGYPPHIPSPAQTGYSSSAITGMVAAGADYSGQSYSHSPYTSYGEAWRFTNSSLLGSPYYYSSASRTGPPSAAAYDHL, encoded by the exons ATGACCAGTAACACCGGAAGAG gTCATGGGGGTCTTAACCAACTAGGTGGAATGTTTGTTAATGGCCGCCCACTTCCGGAGGTGATCCGGCAACGCATTGTGGACATGGCCCATCAGGGGGTTCGGCCTTGTGACATCTCACGGCAGCTTCGAGTGAGCCACGGCTGTGTCAGCAAGATCCTGGGACG CTACTATGAGACAGGCAGCATCAAGCCTGGTGTGATCGGTGGCTCCAAGCCCAAAGTGGCCACCcctaaggttgtggagaagatCGCTGAGTACAAGAGGCAGAATCCCACTATGTTTGCCTGGGAAATCAGAGACCGACTGTTGGCGGAGGGAGTGTGTGACAGTGACACGGTGCCCAGCGTGAGCTCCATTAACAG AATAATTCGAACGAAGGTCCAGCAGCCATTCAACCTCCCTCTGGATGGAAAAGGCCTGAGTCCGGGACAAACCTTGA TCCCCAGTTCTGCGGTCACCCCTCCAGAATCTCCACAATCAGACTCTCTGGGCTCAACCTACTCCATCAGCGGCTTGCTGGGTATTCCTCAACCCAATGGCGAGGGGAAAAGGACCCACGATGACA GTGATCAGGAGAGCTGTCGACACAGTGTGGACTCTCAGGGCAGCGGGGGTATCCCAAGGAAGCAGATGAGAGTGGACCACTTCCCTGGAGCCTCACAACATCTGGACTGTGGCTTTGATCGTCATCCCTATCCTCCGGACTCATTCAgctcagcagcaggcagcaaGGGAGAGCAG ACGTTGTACCCACTGTCCCTGATCAACAGTAGCCTAGATGAAGCCAAGACCAGCCTCTCATCATCCAGCTCTGCCATAGGGCGAAACCTGTCAGCACACCAGAGCTACACCATGGTGGCTG ggCGCGACATGGTGAGCTCCACCCTCCCTGGCTACCCACCTCACATCCCGTCCCCTGCTCAGACAGGATACTCTTCCTCTGCCATCACGGGCATGGTAGCAG caggtgCAGACTACTCGGGTCAGTCCTACAGCCATTCACCCTACACCTCCTACGGTGAAGCCTGGAGGTTCACCAACTCCAGTTTACTGG GTTCCCCCTATTACTACAGCTCGGCCTCCCGCACGGGCCCGCCATCTGCAGCCGCCTACGACCACCTCTAG
- the pax8 gene encoding paired box protein Pax-8 isoform X2, with amino-acid sequence MTSNTGRGGMFVNGRPLPEVIRQRIVDMAHQGVRPCDISRQLRVSHGCVSKILGRYYETGSIKPGVIGGSKPKVATPKVVEKIAEYKRQNPTMFAWEIRDRLLAEGVCDSDTVPSVSSINRIIRTKVQQPFNLPLDGKGLSPGQTLIPSSAVTPPESPQSDSLGSTYSISGLLGIPQPNGEGKRTHDDSDQESCRHSVDSQGSGGIPRKQMRVDHFPGASQHLDCGFDRHPYPPDSFSSAAGSKGEQTLYPLSLINSSLDEAKTSLSSSSSAIGRNLSAHQSYTMVAEPVQTLPLCLKQEMSPEVTSTSPSPNMAASNLAFVELQALQKPISVSSNNCSGSSSNHFPNAFNSFSHHAPVYGQFSSQSVISGRDMVSSTLPGYPPHIPSPAQTGYSSSAITGMVAAGADYSGQSYSHSPYTSYGEAWRFTNSSLLGSPYYYSSASRTGPPSAAAYDHL; translated from the exons ATGACCAGTAACACCGGAAGAG GTGGAATGTTTGTTAATGGCCGCCCACTTCCGGAGGTGATCCGGCAACGCATTGTGGACATGGCCCATCAGGGGGTTCGGCCTTGTGACATCTCACGGCAGCTTCGAGTGAGCCACGGCTGTGTCAGCAAGATCCTGGGACG CTACTATGAGACAGGCAGCATCAAGCCTGGTGTGATCGGTGGCTCCAAGCCCAAAGTGGCCACCcctaaggttgtggagaagatCGCTGAGTACAAGAGGCAGAATCCCACTATGTTTGCCTGGGAAATCAGAGACCGACTGTTGGCGGAGGGAGTGTGTGACAGTGACACGGTGCCCAGCGTGAGCTCCATTAACAG AATAATTCGAACGAAGGTCCAGCAGCCATTCAACCTCCCTCTGGATGGAAAAGGCCTGAGTCCGGGACAAACCTTGA TCCCCAGTTCTGCGGTCACCCCTCCAGAATCTCCACAATCAGACTCTCTGGGCTCAACCTACTCCATCAGCGGCTTGCTGGGTATTCCTCAACCCAATGGCGAGGGGAAAAGGACCCACGATGACA GTGATCAGGAGAGCTGTCGACACAGTGTGGACTCTCAGGGCAGCGGGGGTATCCCAAGGAAGCAGATGAGAGTGGACCACTTCCCTGGAGCCTCACAACATCTGGACTGTGGCTTTGATCGTCATCCCTATCCTCCGGACTCATTCAgctcagcagcaggcagcaaGGGAGAGCAG ACGTTGTACCCACTGTCCCTGATCAACAGTAGCCTAGATGAAGCCAAGACCAGCCTCTCATCATCCAGCTCTGCCATAGGGCGAAACCTGTCAGCACACCAGAGCTACACCATGGTGGCTG AGCCTGTACAGACCCTACCACTTTGTCTAAAACAGGAAATGTCCCCAGAAGTGACCAGCACGAGCCCCTCCCCAAACATGGCAGCCTCTAACCTGGCATTTGTGGAGCTGCAGGCGCTGCAGAAACCCATTTCTgtcagcagcaacaactgcagcGGCAGCAGCTCCAACCATTTCCCCAACGCCTTCAACTCATTCTCCCATCATGCACCAGTGTATGGGCAATTCAGCAGTCAGTCTGTCATCTCAG ggCGCGACATGGTGAGCTCCACCCTCCCTGGCTACCCACCTCACATCCCGTCCCCTGCTCAGACAGGATACTCTTCCTCTGCCATCACGGGCATGGTAGCAG caggtgCAGACTACTCGGGTCAGTCCTACAGCCATTCACCCTACACCTCCTACGGTGAAGCCTGGAGGTTCACCAACTCCAGTTTACTGG GTTCCCCCTATTACTACAGCTCGGCCTCCCGCACGGGCCCGCCATCTGCAGCCGCCTACGACCACCTCTAG
- the pax8 gene encoding paired box protein Pax-8 isoform X1, with protein sequence MTSNTGRGHGGLNQLGGMFVNGRPLPEVIRQRIVDMAHQGVRPCDISRQLRVSHGCVSKILGRYYETGSIKPGVIGGSKPKVATPKVVEKIAEYKRQNPTMFAWEIRDRLLAEGVCDSDTVPSVSSINRIIRTKVQQPFNLPLDGKGLSPGQTLIPSSAVTPPESPQSDSLGSTYSISGLLGIPQPNGEGKRTHDDSDQESCRHSVDSQGSGGIPRKQMRVDHFPGASQHLDCGFDRHPYPPDSFSSAAGSKGEQTLYPLSLINSSLDEAKTSLSSSSSAIGRNLSAHQSYTMVAEPVQTLPLCLKQEMSPEVTSTSPSPNMAASNLAFVELQALQKPISVSSNNCSGSSSNHFPNAFNSFSHHAPVYGQFSSQSVISGRDMVSSTLPGYPPHIPSPAQTGYSSSAITGMVAAGADYSGQSYSHSPYTSYGEAWRFTNSSLLGSPYYYSSASRTGPPSAAAYDHL encoded by the exons ATGACCAGTAACACCGGAAGAG gTCATGGGGGTCTTAACCAACTAGGTGGAATGTTTGTTAATGGCCGCCCACTTCCGGAGGTGATCCGGCAACGCATTGTGGACATGGCCCATCAGGGGGTTCGGCCTTGTGACATCTCACGGCAGCTTCGAGTGAGCCACGGCTGTGTCAGCAAGATCCTGGGACG CTACTATGAGACAGGCAGCATCAAGCCTGGTGTGATCGGTGGCTCCAAGCCCAAAGTGGCCACCcctaaggttgtggagaagatCGCTGAGTACAAGAGGCAGAATCCCACTATGTTTGCCTGGGAAATCAGAGACCGACTGTTGGCGGAGGGAGTGTGTGACAGTGACACGGTGCCCAGCGTGAGCTCCATTAACAG AATAATTCGAACGAAGGTCCAGCAGCCATTCAACCTCCCTCTGGATGGAAAAGGCCTGAGTCCGGGACAAACCTTGA TCCCCAGTTCTGCGGTCACCCCTCCAGAATCTCCACAATCAGACTCTCTGGGCTCAACCTACTCCATCAGCGGCTTGCTGGGTATTCCTCAACCCAATGGCGAGGGGAAAAGGACCCACGATGACA GTGATCAGGAGAGCTGTCGACACAGTGTGGACTCTCAGGGCAGCGGGGGTATCCCAAGGAAGCAGATGAGAGTGGACCACTTCCCTGGAGCCTCACAACATCTGGACTGTGGCTTTGATCGTCATCCCTATCCTCCGGACTCATTCAgctcagcagcaggcagcaaGGGAGAGCAG ACGTTGTACCCACTGTCCCTGATCAACAGTAGCCTAGATGAAGCCAAGACCAGCCTCTCATCATCCAGCTCTGCCATAGGGCGAAACCTGTCAGCACACCAGAGCTACACCATGGTGGCTG AGCCTGTACAGACCCTACCACTTTGTCTAAAACAGGAAATGTCCCCAGAAGTGACCAGCACGAGCCCCTCCCCAAACATGGCAGCCTCTAACCTGGCATTTGTGGAGCTGCAGGCGCTGCAGAAACCCATTTCTgtcagcagcaacaactgcagcGGCAGCAGCTCCAACCATTTCCCCAACGCCTTCAACTCATTCTCCCATCATGCACCAGTGTATGGGCAATTCAGCAGTCAGTCTGTCATCTCAG ggCGCGACATGGTGAGCTCCACCCTCCCTGGCTACCCACCTCACATCCCGTCCCCTGCTCAGACAGGATACTCTTCCTCTGCCATCACGGGCATGGTAGCAG caggtgCAGACTACTCGGGTCAGTCCTACAGCCATTCACCCTACACCTCCTACGGTGAAGCCTGGAGGTTCACCAACTCCAGTTTACTGG GTTCCCCCTATTACTACAGCTCGGCCTCCCGCACGGGCCCGCCATCTGCAGCCGCCTACGACCACCTCTAG